From a single Calothrix sp. NIES-2098 genomic region:
- a CDS encoding UDP-glucose 4-epimerase: MKTKVLVTGGAGYIGSHVVRQLGEAGYDVVVYDNCSTGSPKAVLYGELIIGDLADTDRLYQVFAKHRFSAVLHFAASLVVPESVANPLDYYANNTRNTLNLLRCCNVLDVNQFIFSSTAAVYGEPEENPVTESTPTLPINPYGRSKLMSEWLIQDYSLASRLRYVTLRYFNVGGADPCGRLGQSLRNVTHLIAAACNAALKRQSELRIFGTDFPTPDGTGIRDYIHVEDLAAAHVDALRYLEQGGESQTLNCGYGQGYSVRQVIERVKAISGVDFPVIEADRRPGDPACVTACADKIRMVLGWEPKYNDLDAIVYTTFAWEMHQESLQQATGARQKLVSISKERIARSKLKLPLSYLNKPLAINNE, translated from the coding sequence ATGAAAACAAAAGTATTGGTAACAGGCGGCGCGGGTTACATTGGTTCCCATGTGGTGCGCCAACTAGGTGAAGCTGGTTATGACGTGGTGGTTTACGATAATTGCTCTACAGGTTCTCCGAAAGCTGTACTGTATGGTGAGTTAATTATTGGTGATTTAGCAGATACAGACCGTCTTTACCAAGTCTTTGCCAAACATCGATTTAGTGCAGTGCTGCACTTTGCCGCTAGTTTAGTTGTACCAGAATCCGTTGCCAATCCCCTTGACTACTACGCTAACAACACCCGCAATACCCTGAATTTGCTTCGCTGTTGTAATGTGTTGGATGTTAACCAATTCATATTTTCCAGCACTGCCGCAGTGTATGGCGAACCTGAAGAAAATCCAGTTACAGAGTCTACCCCTACTTTACCGATTAATCCCTATGGACGCTCAAAATTGATGAGCGAATGGCTAATTCAAGATTACAGTTTAGCGTCTCGTCTCAGGTATGTTACTCTGCGTTACTTCAATGTTGGCGGTGCTGACCCTTGTGGAAGGTTGGGGCAAAGTTTGCGCAATGTAACACACTTAATTGCAGCGGCTTGTAATGCTGCACTCAAACGCCAGTCAGAATTGCGAATTTTTGGCACAGATTTTCCTACTCCAGATGGTACTGGAATTCGGGACTATATTCATGTTGAAGATTTAGCAGCTGCTCATGTCGATGCTTTACGCTACCTAGAACAAGGTGGAGAAAGCCAAACTCTCAATTGTGGTTATGGACAAGGTTATAGCGTCCGACAAGTAATTGAACGGGTCAAGGCAATTTCTGGGGTAGATTTCCCTGTGATTGAAGCAGACCGCCGCCCAGGAGACCCCGCTTGTGTGACAGCTTGTGCAGATAAAATCCGGATGGTACTGGGCTGGGAACCTAAATATAACGATTTGGATGCGATCGTGTACACTACCTTTGCTTGGGAAATGCATCAGGAAAGCCTTCAACAAGCAACAGGCGCGAGGCAAAAACTTGTGTCCATCAGTAAGGAAAGAATTGCCAGATCTAAGCTGAAATTGCCTTTAAGTTACCTAAATAAACCTCTGGCAATCAACAATGAATAA
- a CDS encoding CDP-diacylglycerol--glycerol-3-phosphate 3-phosphatidyltransferase: MNFELLMTIPNWITFSRLLGIPFLLYGLYNPTNQAKWICLAIFLVAALTDWLDGYLARKLNQISDLGKFLDPLVDKFLVLAPLMVLIELGKVPAWGVFLILARELAIAGWRVNQTQITGANIWGKLKTVSQIIAIALLIAPLSPEWQTPALIAFWVSVILTLISGGIYLLPASE, translated from the coding sequence TTGAATTTTGAATTGCTTATGACCATACCCAACTGGATTACGTTTTCGCGTTTATTAGGGATACCATTTCTGCTTTACGGCTTATACAACCCTACAAACCAAGCCAAGTGGATATGTCTGGCAATTTTTTTAGTCGCTGCATTAACTGATTGGTTAGATGGCTATTTAGCGCGAAAACTCAACCAAATTAGCGATTTAGGAAAGTTTCTCGATCCTTTAGTAGATAAATTTTTAGTACTTGCGCCGTTGATGGTGTTGATTGAATTAGGCAAAGTGCCTGCTTGGGGAGTGTTTCTTATCTTAGCGCGAGAACTAGCGATCGCTGGTTGGCGGGTAAATCAAACTCAAATCACTGGGGCGAATATTTGGGGTAAACTCAAAACCGTGAGTCAAATAATTGCGATCGCACTTTTAATTGCACCCCTCTCACCAGAGTGGCAAACCCCAGCCTTGATTGCTTTTTGGGTTTCTGTCATTCTGACATTAATCTCTGGGGGAATTTATCTTTTACCTGCATCTGAATGA
- a CDS encoding fumarate lyase has translation MTQQIDSEFRIERDSMGDRQIASNVYYGIQTLRAIENFPISGLKPLSTYVDACLLIKKATAIVNGELSCIPQNISQAIVQASEEILAGKLRDQFVVDVYQAGAGTSHHMNVNEVLANRALEILGDEKGNYKRVSPNDHVNYGQSTNDVIPTAIRIGGLLALAHTLHPALDNAIATLEAKATEFQDIVKSGRTHLQDAVPVRLGENFRAWAYILAEHQNRIYTASGDLMVLGLGGSAAGTGMNTHPLYRARVVEVLAELLNLPLQPAPHLMAAMQSMAPFVNVSGAVRNLAQDLVKISHDLRLMDSGPKTGFKEIQLPPVQPGSSIMPGKYNPVMAEMTSMVCFQVMGYDNAIALAAQAGQLELNVMMPLIAYDLIHSIEILGNTIAALTERCIKGITANEERCLAYAEGSLALVTALNPHIGYLNAAAVAKESLETGKSLRQIVLEKGLMSEAELATVLNLEQMSGILPLTAESGKVD, from the coding sequence ATGACTCAACAAATAGATTCTGAATTTCGCATCGAACGAGATTCGATGGGCGATCGCCAAATTGCTAGTAATGTTTATTACGGTATCCAAACGCTGCGGGCAATCGAAAACTTCCCTATCAGTGGACTAAAGCCCTTATCTACTTACGTAGATGCTTGTTTATTAATTAAAAAAGCTACTGCAATTGTCAACGGCGAACTGAGTTGCATTCCCCAAAACATTAGTCAGGCAATTGTGCAAGCATCGGAAGAAATACTTGCAGGAAAGTTGCGCGATCAATTTGTTGTCGATGTTTATCAAGCTGGTGCGGGTACTTCCCACCACATGAATGTTAACGAAGTTTTGGCGAATCGCGCTTTAGAAATTCTGGGCGATGAAAAAGGTAACTATAAGCGCGTGAGTCCGAATGACCATGTGAATTACGGACAGTCTACCAATGATGTAATTCCCACAGCAATTCGCATTGGTGGATTATTGGCACTTGCGCATACATTACACCCAGCCTTAGATAATGCGATCGCAACCTTGGAAGCCAAAGCTACAGAATTTCAAGATATCGTCAAGTCTGGTAGAACACATTTGCAAGATGCTGTACCTGTGCGTTTGGGTGAGAATTTCCGGGCTTGGGCATACATCCTTGCAGAACATCAAAACCGCATTTACACCGCCTCTGGAGATTTGATGGTGTTGGGTTTGGGAGGTAGTGCGGCTGGTACGGGTATGAATACTCATCCTCTTTATCGGGCGCGGGTTGTAGAAGTGCTGGCCGAATTGCTAAATTTGCCTTTGCAACCCGCACCGCACCTCATGGCTGCAATGCAGAGTATGGCACCATTTGTAAATGTTTCCGGTGCTGTGCGTAATTTAGCCCAGGATTTAGTGAAAATCTCCCACGACTTGCGGCTAATGGATTCCGGGCCAAAAACTGGATTCAAGGAAATTCAACTACCGCCAGTGCAACCAGGTTCTTCGATTATGCCAGGTAAGTATAATCCGGTGATGGCAGAGATGACATCAATGGTATGTTTTCAAGTCATGGGTTACGATAATGCGATCGCCTTAGCAGCTCAAGCCGGACAATTGGAATTAAATGTGATGATGCCGCTAATTGCCTATGATTTGATTCACAGTATCGAAATTTTGGGAAATACCATCGCCGCCCTCACAGAACGCTGCATCAAAGGCATTACCGCTAACGAAGAACGGTGTTTGGCATATGCTGAAGGTAGTTTAGCTTTAGTTACCGCCCTCAACCCTCACATCGGTTATCTGAATGCGGCGGCTGTAGCTAAGGAATCCCTAGAAACTGGCAAATCCTTGAGGCAGATTGTCTTAGAAAAAGGACTGATGAGTGAGGCAGAATTAGCCACAGTCTTAAATCTCGAACAAATGAGTGGTATCTTACCCCTCACCGCAGAATCAGGCAAAGTAGATTAG
- a CDS encoding inorganic pyrophosphatase: MDLSRIPPQPKPGLINVLIEIPGGSKNKYEFDKDLQAFALDRVLYSSVQYPYDYGFVPNTLADDGDPLDGMVIVDEPTFPGCIIAARPIGLLEMIDGGDRDEKILCVPDKDPRYAQIQSLKDLPSHRLDEIAEFFRTYKNLEKKVTEILGWQDVDRVKALVEKSIKAAQG; this comes from the coding sequence GTGGACTTATCCCGTATACCACCCCAGCCAAAACCGGGTCTAATCAACGTTCTGATTGAAATTCCAGGCGGGAGTAAAAATAAATACGAATTTGACAAAGATCTACAGGCCTTTGCCCTAGATCGAGTACTGTATTCTTCGGTACAATATCCTTATGACTATGGCTTTGTACCCAATACATTAGCTGATGATGGCGATCCTTTAGATGGTATGGTCATTGTTGATGAACCAACCTTTCCTGGCTGTATCATTGCAGCAAGACCGATTGGCTTATTAGAGATGATTGATGGCGGCGATCGCGATGAAAAAATTCTTTGCGTTCCTGACAAAGACCCGCGTTATGCTCAAATACAATCCTTAAAAGATTTACCATCACACCGCTTGGATGAAATTGCTGAATTTTTCCGCACTTATAAAAATCTGGAAAAAAAAGTAACTGAAATTCTCGGTTGGCAAGATGTCGATCGGGTAAAAGCATTGGTAGAAAAGTCCATCAAAGCTGCTCAAGGCTAA
- a CDS encoding aspartate 1-decarboxylase, producing MQRTLLSAKIHNCTLTGANVNYVGSISIDEILLQKAGILPYEQVQVVNKANGERFITYAIPAPAYSGVIELNGAAARLGIIGDRLIIMAYGQFTPEELQNYSPKVVIVDEKNQLLEVRHYDDLLSKV from the coding sequence ATGCAGCGAACTCTCCTGTCAGCCAAAATTCACAACTGTACCCTTACAGGGGCAAATGTCAACTATGTAGGTAGTATCAGTATAGATGAAATTCTGTTGCAAAAAGCTGGTATTTTACCCTACGAACAGGTACAAGTAGTGAATAAAGCTAATGGCGAGCGCTTTATTACCTATGCAATACCTGCTCCAGCCTACTCAGGAGTAATAGAATTGAATGGGGCTGCCGCACGTCTAGGCATTATAGGCGATCGCCTGATTATAATGGCCTACGGGCAGTTTACTCCGGAAGAGTTACAAAATTACTCGCCTAAGGTCGTCATTGTAGACGAAAAAAACCAACTTTTGGAAGTACGGCACTACGATGACCTGCTCAGTAAGGTCTAA
- a CDS encoding transcriptional regulator NtcB → MRLEQLQAFLAIADTGSFQQAARKCGVTQSTISRQIQALEADLGIELFHRTTHAKLTLGGERLLPRVRKICQEWQTATEELTDLISGKQPELCIAAIHSLCASYLPPVLQQFCRDYPDVQLRVTSLGSDRALKVLKDGLVDLAIVMNNRFLTTGREMVVEVLYEEPIEVLTAAKHPLAQYECIPWSELIRYPQVVFKDGYGMQRLIQERFERLEATLQAALEVNTLDAFRGVVRQGELIALLPHSALMEAQLDPTLAVRPLASNSNCTLPDTSSLTRRVVMVTTGDRLQIPPIKHFWQLVRDNIPPQINQQRSAS, encoded by the coding sequence ATGCGACTAGAGCAGTTGCAAGCTTTTTTAGCGATCGCGGACACTGGCAGCTTTCAACAAGCCGCAAGAAAATGTGGGGTCACTCAATCTACAATTAGTCGCCAAATCCAGGCATTAGAAGCAGATTTGGGGATAGAACTGTTTCATAGAACCACTCACGCCAAGCTGACACTAGGGGGTGAGAGGTTACTACCCCGCGTGCGGAAAATCTGTCAAGAATGGCAAACAGCCACAGAGGAATTAACAGATTTAATCTCAGGTAAACAGCCAGAATTGTGTATTGCTGCTATACATTCCTTGTGTGCTTCATACTTACCACCAGTTTTACAGCAATTCTGTCGCGATTACCCAGATGTACAATTACGAGTAACTTCTTTGGGTAGCGATCGCGCTTTAAAAGTATTGAAAGATGGATTGGTAGATTTGGCAATTGTGATGAACAATCGCTTTCTCACTACTGGCCGTGAAATGGTTGTAGAAGTACTCTATGAAGAACCAATAGAAGTTCTCACCGCCGCCAAGCATCCACTCGCCCAATATGAATGTATCCCTTGGTCTGAGCTAATTCGCTATCCTCAGGTAGTGTTTAAAGATGGTTATGGGATGCAACGCCTAATCCAAGAGCGATTTGAGCGATTAGAAGCCACACTGCAAGCAGCTTTAGAAGTCAACACTTTAGATGCTTTCCGGGGAGTGGTACGTCAAGGAGAACTGATCGCTTTGTTACCGCATTCTGCCTTAATGGAAGCCCAGCTTGACCCGACTTTGGCAGTACGCCCGTTAGCTAGTAATAGTAATTGTACTTTGCCTGATACTTCTAGTTTGACACGGCGGGTAGTCATGGTTACAACTGGCGATCGTCTGCAAATTCCGCCTATCAAGCATTTTTGGCAACTAGTACGAGATAATATCCCACCACAAATTAACCAACAGCGATCGGCTTCTTAA
- a CDS encoding multi-sensor hybrid histidine kinase has product MSLTIQNHHNEFSPQSLHLPNLKDCIDYSPLTVTPDFSVVDAIVLMSQHRTSSTLIVEKSQLVGTFTERDLVKLTASGVQLSQVKIAEVMTRQVITLKQSDPQNLFTVVSLLHQHQIRHLPVLDENDRLIGIITPATIRQALQPANFLKLRSVTELMTTQIVHAPRTATVLDAARLMAENQISCVVIVEAAAEQLDLLIPVGIITERDILQFHLLGLDIAQTQVESVMSSPLFCLSPTDSLLDAHEEMQRRHVRRLVIVGKQGELLGIITQTSFLQVLERLEMSAVIAALQQQVEQQTDELKKANEQLKQEIEQRQQVEAELRKATADLEKRVAERTIEISQANALLQQEISDRELAFRELQQVELTLQQERDFISAVLDIVGCLVVVLDRQGRILRFNQTCEAVSNYSFAEVHGKHFWDVFLVPEEIEAVQAVFQRLQAGQFPNQYENYWLTKQGNRRLIAWSNTAICDESGTVEYIIGTGIDLTERQQAETALRSSELQLRALFQGANDAMVIADDEGRYVDANPAASRLFGLSTTDLFGRTIVEFAEPGFDFIKVWQEFQASGRETGEFRLLRPDGTIREVEYGATANFMPHRHLSILRDISDRKRAAEQQQLVATIAQRIRASLNLDEVLNTTVAEVRQFLQADRVFIYRFQADYSGIVVVEAVGDGWFSALNTKVEDTYFMETGGEEYRQGRIQAVPDIYTAGLSQCHCDLLAQFQIRANLVVPILQGAKLWGLLAINQCSATRLWQSWEIDLINQLSTQVSIAIQQSELYQQVQAELMERRQAEAALRKSEAQLKLALEAAKTGIWDWNILDNKITGSENLPEMFGLDPDKFDGTYEAFINQVDPLDRELVINAITRSLQEGATYDIEFRIVLPDGKIRWAATKGQVFYDQTGQAVRMIGVDMDISDRKQAEQKIREQAALLDITSDAIVVRNLSHEILFWNRGAECLYGWSAEEALGKNANELLYKKIPPQIEEALKTVLEQGEWFGELPQVSKYGAEIVVEGRWSLVRDEVGNPKSILIVNTNITEKKQLEAQFLRAQRLESLGTLASGIAHDLNNILTPILTSSQLLVLKLSNLDARNQQLLKIIETNSKRGADLVKQILTFARGSEGKHLPLQIEHLLSEIQHIANSTFPKSIIIKTNLPTTKLWTVLADSTQMHQVLMNLVVNARDAMPNGGTLQLQAENISIDETYAKMHLAAHVGQYVVITVSDTGVGIPAHLLDRIFEPFFTTKEQGKGTGLGLSTVIGIIHNHGGFVNVCSKMGQGTQFQIYLPAGSQKINQQAETLELHNGKGETILVVDDESAILEIIKISLEDYNYRTLTATNGIEAIALYSQHQDEISLVLLDMMMPSMDGLTTIRVLQQMNPQVKIIVMSGINARNQLAEVDGINTFLSKPYTINELLQAIETVNSQ; this is encoded by the coding sequence ATGTCACTCACAATACAAAATCATCATAATGAATTTAGCCCTCAGTCCCTTCATTTACCAAATTTAAAGGATTGTATAGACTACTCTCCCTTGACAGTTACCCCAGATTTTTCTGTAGTCGATGCCATTGTCTTGATGAGTCAGCACCGAACCAGTAGTACCTTGATAGTTGAGAAATCACAATTAGTAGGAACGTTTACAGAGCGAGATTTAGTTAAGCTAACTGCCTCTGGAGTTCAGCTATCTCAGGTAAAAATTGCAGAAGTAATGACACGACAAGTAATTACCCTCAAGCAATCCGATCCTCAAAATTTATTCACTGTTGTGTCGTTATTACATCAGCATCAGATTCGTCATTTACCTGTGTTGGATGAAAACGATCGACTAATCGGTATCATCACACCCGCAACTATTCGTCAAGCACTGCAACCCGCTAATTTTCTCAAGCTGCGATCTGTTACCGAGTTGATGACTACGCAGATCGTTCATGCGCCGCGAACTGCAACTGTGTTGGATGCAGCCCGACTCATGGCTGAAAATCAAATTAGTTGTGTGGTGATAGTAGAAGCAGCAGCGGAGCAATTGGACTTGCTTATCCCTGTAGGAATTATTACCGAGCGAGACATTTTGCAATTTCACTTATTGGGGTTAGATATAGCTCAAACCCAGGTGGAAAGTGTGATGAGTTCACCATTATTTTGCCTAAGTCCTACAGATTCTCTATTGGATGCTCATGAAGAAATGCAGCGTCGCCATGTCCGCCGATTAGTGATAGTTGGCAAGCAAGGGGAATTGTTGGGAATTATTACTCAGACAAGCTTTCTGCAAGTTTTAGAACGCCTGGAAATGTCTGCTGTGATTGCTGCACTCCAACAACAGGTAGAACAACAAACAGATGAATTAAAAAAAGCCAACGAGCAATTAAAGCAAGAGATTGAGCAACGCCAACAGGTAGAAGCAGAGCTACGCAAAGCTACTGCTGATTTAGAAAAACGAGTAGCGGAACGCACAATAGAAATTTCCCAAGCTAATGCACTTTTGCAACAGGAAATTAGCGATCGCGAACTTGCTTTTCGAGAACTCCAGCAAGTTGAATTAACTCTACAGCAGGAGCGTGACTTTATTTCAGCCGTCCTCGATATAGTTGGCTGTTTGGTTGTAGTACTCGATCGCCAGGGAAGAATTCTCCGTTTTAATCAAACCTGTGAAGCAGTAAGCAACTATTCGTTTGCTGAAGTTCACGGTAAGCATTTTTGGGACGTGTTTTTAGTTCCAGAAGAAATAGAAGCTGTCCAAGCTGTTTTCCAGCGACTCCAAGCAGGTCAATTTCCCAACCAATATGAAAATTATTGGTTAACAAAACAAGGAAATCGTCGATTGATTGCTTGGTCTAATACTGCTATTTGTGATGAATCAGGGACGGTGGAATATATTATTGGAACTGGTATCGACTTGACCGAACGCCAGCAAGCCGAGACAGCACTCAGAAGTAGCGAGTTGCAACTGAGAGCATTATTTCAGGGGGCAAATGATGCTATGGTGATAGCCGATGATGAAGGCAGGTATGTAGACGCTAACCCCGCCGCCTCTCGACTTTTTGGCTTGTCAACAACAGATCTTTTCGGTCGCACTATTGTAGAATTTGCCGAGCCTGGTTTTGATTTTATCAAAGTATGGCAAGAATTTCAAGCAAGTGGGCGAGAAACTGGGGAATTTCGCCTCCTACGTCCCGATGGTACGATTCGCGAGGTAGAGTATGGGGCGACAGCTAACTTTATGCCTCACCGTCACCTCTCAATTTTGCGGGATATCAGCGATCGCAAGCGAGCCGCAGAACAGCAGCAACTAGTAGCAACAATCGCCCAACGTATCCGCGCCTCTTTGAACTTAGACGAGGTATTAAATACTACTGTGGCTGAAGTTCGGCAGTTCCTTCAGGCTGACCGAGTTTTTATTTATCGCTTTCAAGCAGACTACAGTGGCATTGTAGTAGTGGAAGCTGTTGGTGATGGTTGGTTTTCTGCTCTCAATACCAAAGTTGAAGACACTTATTTTATGGAAACTGGCGGTGAGGAATACAGACAGGGTCGTATCCAAGCTGTACCAGACATTTATACAGCAGGTCTCAGCCAATGCCACTGCGATTTACTAGCTCAATTTCAGATAAGAGCAAACTTGGTAGTCCCGATCTTGCAAGGAGCAAAATTGTGGGGATTGTTAGCGATCAACCAATGTTCTGCAACCCGGTTGTGGCAGTCGTGGGAAATAGATTTAATTAATCAATTGTCAACCCAGGTCAGCATTGCCATTCAGCAATCAGAATTGTATCAGCAAGTACAAGCTGAACTGATGGAGCGTCGGCAGGCAGAAGCGGCTTTGCGTAAGAGTGAAGCACAATTGAAGTTAGCCTTAGAAGCTGCCAAAACAGGGATTTGGGACTGGAATATTCTCGATAACAAAATAACTGGGTCTGAGAATTTGCCTGAGATGTTTGGTCTTGACCCAGATAAATTTGATGGGACTTATGAAGCCTTTATCAATCAAGTTGATCCACTAGATCGGGAATTAGTGATTAACGCAATCACGCGATCGCTCCAAGAAGGCGCAACCTACGACATCGAATTTCGGATTGTCTTGCCTGATGGCAAAATTCGCTGGGCAGCCACCAAAGGTCAAGTTTTTTACGACCAAACGGGCCAAGCTGTGCGGATGATTGGGGTAGATATGGACATTAGCGATCGCAAGCAAGCGGAGCAGAAAATCCGCGAACAAGCTGCTTTGCTTGATATCACCAGCGATGCGATCGTAGTCCGGAATTTATCACACGAAATTTTATTCTGGAACAGAGGAGCCGAGTGCTTATATGGTTGGTCGGCCGAGGAAGCCCTAGGCAAAAATGCTAATGAATTGTTGTATAAGAAAATTCCGCCACAAATAGAAGAAGCTCTCAAGACAGTTCTGGAACAAGGCGAGTGGTTTGGTGAATTACCTCAAGTCAGCAAATATGGTGCGGAGATCGTTGTCGAAGGACGTTGGTCGCTGGTACGCGATGAAGTCGGAAATCCTAAATCAATTTTAATTGTCAACACCAATATCACTGAGAAAAAACAACTAGAAGCGCAATTTTTACGTGCCCAGCGTTTAGAGAGCCTGGGAACTCTTGCTAGTGGCATTGCTCACGATCTCAATAATATTCTCACACCTATTCTGACTTCATCTCAATTGTTGGTACTCAAACTGAGCAATCTCGATGCACGGAATCAACAATTATTAAAAATAATCGAAACTAATTCTAAACGCGGTGCTGATTTAGTTAAACAAATTCTTACCTTTGCCCGTGGATCGGAAGGCAAACACCTCCCTTTACAAATAGAACATCTGCTCTCAGAAATTCAACATATTGCCAACAGTACATTTCCTAAATCCATTATCATCAAGACGAATCTGCCAACAACTAAGCTTTGGACTGTCTTGGCAGACTCCACGCAAATGCATCAGGTATTAATGAATCTAGTAGTTAATGCTCGTGATGCTATGCCCAATGGTGGGACTTTGCAACTGCAAGCAGAAAATATTTCCATTGATGAGACCTATGCCAAAATGCATTTGGCTGCTCATGTGGGTCAATATGTAGTTATAACTGTCTCGGATACAGGAGTAGGTATTCCTGCTCATCTATTGGATCGCATTTTTGAGCCATTTTTCACAACTAAAGAACAAGGCAAAGGTACAGGATTAGGCTTGTCAACCGTAATTGGCATTATTCATAACCACGGTGGTTTTGTTAACGTCTGTAGCAAGATGGGTCAAGGCACCCAATTTCAGATTTACTTACCAGCTGGTTCCCAAAAGATCAACCAGCAAGCAGAAACTCTAGAATTACACAATGGTAAAGGAGAAACAATTCTCGTTGTAGATGATGAATCCGCCATCCTAGAGATTATCAAAATCTCTCTAGAAGACTACAACTATAGAACACTAACGGCTACTAACGGTATTGAAGCGATCGCATTATATAGCCAGCACCAAGATGAAATTAGCCTGGTACTGCTAGATATGATGATGCCATCGATGGATGGGTTAACCACAATCCGCGTTTTACAACAAATGAATCCGCAGGTCAAGATTATTGTGATGAGTGGTATCAATGCGAGAAATCAACTTGCCGAAGTTGATGGCATCAATACATTTTTGAGCAAGCCCTACACTATTAATGAATTGTTGCAGGCTATAGAGACAGTCAATAGTCAATAG
- a CDS encoding HEAT repeat-containing PBS lyase: protein MNNINQLLVQAQTAHDAADWSSLIQYLQRLILKQDSTNPEIVKHREQILELALAILEFGDFQQRWEIAKVFIQLGNVAIPRLIEILEDEDADEEARWYAARILSEFKHPDTIAPLVQLLKSSDSQELKAMAATALGEMDTLAIAALAELLSDENTRLLAVRSLSYIRRTEIITPLLSVVQDPQAAVRAAAIAALSSFHDERVPPLLVTALDDFASSVRLAAVQGLGFRSDLCATLDLVTQIQPRLYDLNEDVACAAAVALARMGGDNAAKSLFEVLISPNQSIKLQLETIRSLSWLGSVSSLEYLQQALNHSTSETLWQEIVTVLGRVQQPELTLIATEILLEMLRSPHPATEISNIKSAIALSLGQLGQMQAIEPLIELLADPNKSVRLHAIAALKNLAPEVAYQQLQQLANNTTITPDLQQGIAIALIEW, encoded by the coding sequence GTGAATAACATCAACCAGCTTTTGGTGCAAGCACAAACAGCACATGATGCAGCTGATTGGTCATCGCTGATTCAATATTTACAAAGGTTGATTCTAAAACAAGATTCTACAAATCCGGAGATAGTTAAACATCGAGAGCAAATACTGGAATTAGCGCTCGCGATTTTAGAATTTGGGGATTTTCAGCAACGCTGGGAAATTGCTAAGGTTTTTATTCAATTGGGCAATGTTGCTATCCCGCGCTTAATTGAAATATTAGAAGACGAAGATGCAGATGAAGAAGCACGCTGGTATGCAGCGCGAATATTATCAGAATTTAAGCATCCAGATACGATCGCTCCTTTAGTGCAATTGTTAAAAAGTAGCGACAGTCAAGAACTTAAAGCGATGGCTGCAACAGCATTAGGGGAAATGGATACTCTGGCGATCGCAGCACTTGCTGAACTTTTAAGCGATGAGAATACACGGCTTTTGGCAGTGCGATCGCTGTCTTACATCCGGCGTACAGAAATTATCACACCTCTATTGAGTGTAGTACAAGATCCTCAAGCCGCAGTTAGGGCAGCAGCGATCGCAGCCCTCAGTAGTTTCCATGACGAACGCGTACCCCCCTTATTAGTCACTGCTTTAGATGATTTTGCTAGCTCAGTGAGACTAGCAGCAGTCCAAGGTTTAGGTTTTCGCTCCGATCTATGCGCAACCTTAGATTTGGTGACGCAAATCCAACCCAGACTTTATGACTTGAACGAAGACGTTGCTTGTGCAGCAGCAGTTGCTTTAGCACGAATGGGTGGTGATAATGCTGCTAAATCCTTATTTGAGGTACTGATTTCACCCAATCAATCAATAAAACTGCAATTAGAAACTATTCGCTCCCTCAGCTGGTTAGGGAGTGTTTCTAGTTTGGAATATCTTCAACAAGCACTAAATCACAGCACCTCAGAAACACTGTGGCAAGAAATTGTCACCGTTTTAGGAAGAGTACAACAGCCGGAATTAACACTCATAGCCACAGAAATTTTGTTGGAAATGCTGCGATCGCCGCATCCAGCTACAGAAATTAGCAATATTAAAAGTGCGATCGCTCTATCTTTAGGGCAGTTAGGTCAAATGCAGGCAATTGAACCATTGATTGAGCTACTAGCAGATCCAAATAAATCGGTGCGACTACACGCGATCGCTGCACTCAAAAACCTAGCACCAGAAGTTGCATACCAACAATTGCAACAGCTAGCAAATAACACCACAATTACACCAGACTTACAACAAGGAATTGCGATCGCCTTAATAGAATGGTGA